The nucleotide sequence CTTCAGATAAGATGATTGGCAgagctgataatattgaaatcttgatttctatctgtgttaaaaTTTGTacaatttttatactgctgcattgacttgttttatgtttgttgtgtttttattacatttttacattgattgtacattttgattgtttttaCTATGTAAGCTGCCCGGAAttccgtttttaacagtggaaaggcaggatataaatcctcttaataagtAAATATTCCGTAATAAGTCTTTAAGGTTGAAAacgaaggattttttttaaaatcttcacatCCTCGCCcaatttttggtggtaattgctaggcacaaaaacaaaacaacaaaatacaaattaATACGATTAATTTGCCTAATTAGGACATGGTCTGGaaaatatgcaaattatgcaattaatttataatttgcataatatgcaaatcagcctccCGGATTTGTGggattggaatatggcaaccttaCTCTCTCTGCgtctcttttcacaacctgttaccaagcacctactgctaaaATAACGCTGTACAAGGCCTCGAGCTTTGACAGTTaactctgatatcaacagagctcTCAGAAATAGGTTTTCAAAGTtgaaatcataatatattcacaggatttctccacagcattttatcacctttatttttcattccatcaggatacatctgggggatcaaggctgagggagaaccatctgaagtatcactggaaaaagctgaggagcagatgcaggaccagaaactgaggagtcaagatggagcaaagagacaagaggagagacagactcccacaggggacaaaccatatcaatgcttggagtgtggaaagagcttcaggtggagtaatGCCCTTACaatacatcaaagaactcacacaggggacaaaccttatgaatgcttggagtgtggaaagagcttcagtcagagcggcacccttactttgcatcacaaaactcacacaggggacaaacctcataaatgcttggagtgtggaaagagcttcagtcagagtagccaccttacttcgcatcaaagaactcatacaggagacaaaccttataaatgcttcgagtgtggaaagagcttcaggtggagtagtgcCCTTACaatacatcaaagaactcacacaggggacaaacctcataaatgcttcgagtgtggaaagagcttcagtcagagtagctcccttagtaaacatgaaagaactcacacaggggacaaaccttatcagtgcttggagtgtggaaagagcttcagtcggagtagccaccttactgtgcatcaaagatgtcacacaggggacaaaccttatcaatgcttggagtgtgggaagagcttcagtcagagtagcacccttacttcgcatcaaagaactcacacaggggacaaaccttatcaatgcttggagtgtggaaagagcttcagttggagtagcTACCTTTCTctgcatcaaagatgtcacacaggggacaaaccttatcaatgcttggagtgtggaaagagcttcagtcagagtagctcccttagtaaacatgaaagaactcacacaggggacaaaccttatcagtgcttggagtgtggaaagagcttcagtcagagtggctaccttacttcacatcagagaactcatacaggggacaaatcttatacatgcttcgagtgtggaaagagcttcaggtggggTAGCACCCTTAtcttgcatcacaaaactcatacaggggacaaaccttataaatgttgcgagtgtggaaagaccttcagtgggAGTAGCAACCTCagtaaacatcaaagaactcacacaggagacaaaccttataaatgcttggagtgtggaaagagcttcagtcagagtagcacccttagtaaacatcaaagaactcacacaggagacaaaccttatacatgcttggagtgtggaaagagcttcagtcagagtggccatgTTAGttcgcatcaaagatgtcacacaggggacaaactgTATAAATGCTtccagtgtggaaagagcttcagtaagagATGCTCCCTTAtggtgcatcaaagaattcacacaggggacaaaccttataaatgccttgagtgtggaaagagcttcagtcagagtggccaccttacttcacatcaaagaacccacacgggggacaaaccttataaatgctttgagtgtggaaagagcttcagtcagagtagccaccttacttcgcatcaaagaactcacacaggagacaaaccttatatatgcttggagtgtggaaagagcttcagtaagagtagccaccttacttcgcatcacaaaactcatacagggaacaaaccttataaatgctttgagtgtggaaagagcttcagtcagagtggccaccttacttcgcatcaaagaactcacatggGACAAACCTTACACATGCTTGAAGTGTGGAAAAAGTGAAAATGCGATGCCTCTGAAAGAACCACTAAGTTCCCCTTCTGACCCATTTTATTCCTCCTATATCTTCACTGCAGCCAtgcaaggtaggctaggctgagaattggtgactggcccaagttggGACGTGCGGTAAATCAATGagaagagactttaaaatacaaaactgcacatgctcagcgtATTTTTTGTAATCCATGAAAGTTTCtgtaataataaatgtgttagtctttaagacacCTGAAGACCTATTTTCTGGTACCTCATCGCAGCCTCAGGCATCCTATCTAGGCCCAAGTGTGGCCCAGGAAAGAAGGCCCGAGTGGTGCGAGATGTTGATTCTGTAGTCACTGGGAGAGAAGagcctttatatacccagtcaatgacTGTGCtgtggaggtgagggcctcctgcagataccatcttatcaggaggtccgctctgcacaatataggaaacggacctttagtgtggtggcacctaccctgtggaactccctccccttaaatattagacaggtgccacctctgttatctttttggcgcctattgaagaccttcctctttcaacaagccttttaagtagagacctatcccagtctgcgtctgtattggaatggctttttaatatgtttttaaccctttttaaaaaataaaatagatgtttttaaagcttttaaaaatgtttttaaagatgttttgttttaattttaaagcattctaaattctgttttatgatgttttacagtgtttttagtgcttttgtttgcagccctgggctcctgttgggaggaagggtgggatatgaatgaatgaatgaattcctGGCTAGCCAGCCACCTCCAGGAGTACAAAATGtgattgtttaaaaaattaagaagggGTGTGAAGGTGAACAGGGCCACGCCCAGAAGGCCCATGCTGGCTCAGGGGCTACCCTGAGGGGGTCTGTTGGCTGCTCCCCCACCTGTCACTTGGGGTCATCTGGGGATGCAGGGCCTGGAGTTTGGTCTGAAGATGCTGCGCTGCCACTGTTGGCTTAATTTTGGCACCCTGCAGCAGCACAATCCTGATCCTATaaagttactcagaagtaacccttCCCTGCGAGTTCAGTGTCTGGTGTGTCTGTAAGGAGAGATGCCCACAAGTGATGTGCTGCCACTTTGGGGTTGGGATCTTCTGGCCCAGGAAGCCTGGCAGGAAAGCAAAGCAACTGGGGCTCCCCCGGCTTCCCCCGCTCCCCTTCCTTCCCACTGCAGCCCCCCTCCACTCATCCTTCCACCGCCCTCCTGCCCCTGGgggtcctcccctctcctcccctgctcctgccTGCCCCAGAACCACCGGTGCAGGTAGCGGATGTGCTGCTGCATCCCATTGGCGGCAGTGGCAAGGAAGAAGTGGCACTCGCCCTTCGACTGGAAGAGGAAATGCTCTGTGGGGGacaaagagaggaggggagggtccTTCCATCGGGGGACACCTTACCCCACCCACACGCACTCTGCCATATCCCCCCACCGCCCGCCACCGCAGCCTCCTGTTGTCCTCCCCAGCAAGGCAGAGGAAGGGGCCTGCGGGGCCAGGCTCTTTGCCCCCCCAAAAAGCTTCTTTTTGAGCAAGTGAGCCCATCGGGATCCAGTGAGCGATCCTGgactgggggggagagagaaaagctttttcttttataaaaaatatatatattacggTTTTTATATTTGCCTACAATAAGCGCTCGCTAACAGAGCAATAACTATGAAGGTAACCAAACTACAAAACACTAGAAAAGAATGCTGATTTCTCTGATACAACTTGTGTTACAAACACATCATGTTACAGAAACCTTGAGGGGAGGGGTATGAaaagagcaggggtgtagtcatccagggacttgggggtcttagatcccttacttttgggggagtaggatcccagcagggcccctatgtttccagcatcctatgagccaatcggcatgaaaggagagtgtgttagccactgagaagagtcttctaatatgcttccttaaTTCGACGTTTTACTTAATTTTATGTGTTAGGTTAAAATTTAGAAATGCCTTAAGCATTACAGCTTTGCCTTATTCTTTGTTCAGGTTAACACAGATGGTGTCATGATCAGAACCAAGGTGGCCTTTGATTGACTTTTAATACAAAAACAACAGTTTacttcctggtgacctgacctttcacattccagtggctcagtgaataaaagccggtttaagctggaaaccttCCCTTCCCTCACATCCTTGACACTTGTATCCCACTGAAGTTTATTACCTCACGTATAGTTGCAAATCATAACATGTATAGAAATGTTAAAACTTCCCCACTGCCCCAACATCCTTGCCATGCAGGCCTTTTGATATGTAAGCTTAGCAATATGAATCTGTCGCCACTTGAGGGGCGCCTGGTTGCAGCTAGAAGCACCTCCTCTATATCTCTCTTTGTTCTCgagttgcatagtgcttatctcaaggacgtGTGAAATATGTAAACCCAGAGTCTGAAAGATATTCTTATGTTTCTACTTATGTTCTTCCTCTACACCCCTTTGCCTCCTTTTTACATATCTTTATGTTATAGTGACAATTAAGTGTTTCTTTACAATTTATGACGCTGCTCCCCAATGTTGTAACCTCCGGGAAAAACTATATATTCTCTGCTCTAACAATAAACAGGGCTCCCATGCTGAAAGgcttttggcttgtaagtattgggttcccctttgcaaaggaattgtgtctATGTTTcgtgatctctgatagtgggtttatGCACTCATCTCCGCAGCCCTccctcgcgtgttgggtttggacctaacatatgTAATCAACTAATTTTTTGACACTGTGCTGTAATTTCCTGTTTTGAATCCTGTTTGGTCTGGTTTAATATAATTTGGTATTACATTAAGCATTTTTACTATAATGGAAGTCCAAATTTTTGCATCTTGATTCAAAAGCGACATTGGCTGATCCGACTCGGGCAAGCTAGGGTCTTTCCCTGGTTTTGGAATAACTTTGATTATAGCTTCTGACTGTGATGCTGGTCGTTTTCTTTGCTGAATAGATTAGTTTATCATTATTAAGTAGTGCGGTGTTAATATTTCTGCAAATATTTTAGAATTCCCTCGTTAATCCATCTGGACCAGGAGCTTTTTTCATTTCCCAGTGCCTGAACTGTGTTTCTTATTTCTTCTGCTGCTACATTCATCTCTAGGCTTCTTACATCTTGCTCTGTGACTTTGGGCATGTTGATATTTAGAGGAAAGCTCTTTCTAACTCGGGTCTTCTTTTACATGTTAGTTTTCAACCACTTAAGAAAATCAACCTACACTCCATTCCCTCCACGGGGAGacagtgtggcataatggttagggagctgaactgtgacctgggaatTCTCAGTTCAAATCCCCCACACTAAGTGGTCTTGAGGGCAGTCACCGCctttcagactaacctacctcagagtGTTGTTGTGATGacaaaatgggggaggggcagacccATGTACACCCCCTTACGCTCTTGGGACGAAAGTGGGGGGTATTAATGttaaaatatatcaatattgGAGAGGGGATGCGACAACATAGGCCAGAGTGAGAAGCAGTGGCTGCGTCTGGTTTTGAACCCCACAGCCCCCAATTCCCCAAGCAGGACACACTCCAGTTCCAGCAAAGGCCATTCTGCTCAAATCCCCCCTGCAGATTTGGAGGGGCAGCAGCATCTGGCCTGGCTTCCCCCCACTCCTTTGGGTTCACTCCGAACCCACAGGAGAATTCCGGGGAACTTCAAGGCTTCCCCAGAGATAGGTCAAGAGGAACCCTTTGATGGGGGGATCAGGCCCatagggaggaggggcagggggccCCTGATCTCCTAAAACATTTCAGGCCTCCCTAAAtatttttccaaaaaataaagaattaaatttattacagaaaaaaattcTGGCTCCTCTTCTTTTCTTTGTGCCCCCttgaacttttaggctggctccATGCCTGGAAGGAACAAAGACTGCCTCAGACATGGGTAGGTTCCCTTCATTTACAGGATTTTAGGTGGAGGCTGGATCACCCCCAGCACTTTGTGGGGGTTGGACTGAATGACCTTTGAGGTTCCTTCCAGGACTGAAACAGGAACAAAAGGGACTCTCTCTTTTTCAGGGCAGCTCCTAAGTAAAGGGGGGCTCTAAGTCTCCGGTTGATGGCTGTGAATAAggctgggtgggtgggggtcAAGAGTGTTGCCGTTGATAAATGACACTCCACACTTTTAGTGCACCGTGGAGGTCTGGAGGAAGGCATGGGGCAGCCCAGAGAGAGAGGGCCAGGTGCTTTGGGCAGGAATGAGAGTCTGCAGGGCCCTCACTCAGTGATGGTAGCACCTGCTCTGAATGCAAAGGGCCCGTGGTTCAGAGcccccccagcatctctgggAAGGAGGGTCCTTCTCTGTCGCAGACCCTGGGCAgccattgctggggggggggttccagGAAGATGTTGATGCTGCTGGAAGATGATAGTGATTCATTTTATGGAGTTACTAATTTGTTATAGGGCATCTCTTTGTGGGACCCTTTGGCCATGAAGGGAGGGAtcgctctgccctctgctggctggTCCTTGG is from Rhineura floridana isolate rRhiFlo1 chromosome 3, rRhiFlo1.hap2, whole genome shotgun sequence and encodes:
- the LOC133381830 gene encoding zinc finger protein 883-like isoform X1 codes for the protein MQEPKEEEETSAAWTSGPSRSIFGYIWGIKAEGEPSEVSLEKAEEQMQDQKLRSQDGAKRQEERQTPTGDKPYQCLECGKSFRWSNALTIHQRTHTGDKPYECLECGKSFSQSGTLTLHHKTHTGDKPHKCLECGKSFSQSSHLTSHQRTHTGDKPYKCFECGKSFRWSSALTIHQRTHTGDKPHKCFECGKSFSQSSSLSKHERTHTGDKPYQCLECGKSFSRSSHLTVHQRCHTGDKPYQCLECGKSFSQSSTLTSHQRTHTGDKPYQCLECGKSFSWSSYLSLHQRCHTGDKPYQCLECGKSFSQSSSLSKHERTHTGDKPYQCLECGKSFSQSGYLTSHQRTHTGDKSYTCFECGKSFRWGSTLILHHKTHTGDKPYKCCECGKTFSGSSNLSKHQRTHTGDKPYKCLECGKSFSQSSTLSKHQRTHTGDKPYTCLECGKSFSQSGHVSSHQRCHTGDKLYKCFQCGKSFSKRCSLMVHQRIHTGDKPYKCLECGKSFSQSGHLTSHQRTHTGDKPYKCFECGKSFSQSSHLTSHQRTHTGDKPYICLECGKSFSKSSHLTSHHKTHTGNKPYKCFECGKSFSQSGHLTSHQRTHMGQTLHMLEVWKK
- the LOC133381830 gene encoding zinc finger protein 420-like isoform X2, with the protein product MQEPKEEEETSAGYIWGIKAEGEPSEVSLEKAEEQMQDQKLRSQDGAKRQEERQTPTGDKPYQCLECGKSFRWSNALTIHQRTHTGDKPYECLECGKSFSQSGTLTLHHKTHTGDKPHKCLECGKSFSQSSHLTSHQRTHTGDKPYKCFECGKSFRWSSALTIHQRTHTGDKPHKCFECGKSFSQSSSLSKHERTHTGDKPYQCLECGKSFSRSSHLTVHQRCHTGDKPYQCLECGKSFSQSSTLTSHQRTHTGDKPYQCLECGKSFSWSSYLSLHQRCHTGDKPYQCLECGKSFSQSSSLSKHERTHTGDKPYQCLECGKSFSQSGYLTSHQRTHTGDKSYTCFECGKSFRWGSTLILHHKTHTGDKPYKCCECGKTFSGSSNLSKHQRTHTGDKPYKCLECGKSFSQSSTLSKHQRTHTGDKPYTCLECGKSFSQSGHVSSHQRCHTGDKLYKCFQCGKSFSKRCSLMVHQRIHTGDKPYKCLECGKSFSQSGHLTSHQRTHTGDKPYKCFECGKSFSQSSHLTSHQRTHTGDKPYICLECGKSFSKSSHLTSHHKTHTGNKPYKCFECGKSFSQSGHLTSHQRTHMGQTLHMLEVWKK